A segment of the Eubalaena glacialis isolate mEubGla1 chromosome 14, mEubGla1.1.hap2.+ XY, whole genome shotgun sequence genome:
acatttcattttttaagcaatttattattATATCTTACAAAAGAATCAGTCTGTGAAGTTAAAAAGAAACTGGCTCTTCACTACAGATAATTTAagaggcactgttctagacagtTCCTCCTAAGATTCTGCAGGCCTCTTGTAtacatggcaaaaataaaaaaagaaacggTGATAAGATTGTGGTAGGTAGTTTATTTAGTACTATTCACATGCCACCAACCACTACAGAGCAGTGTCCTTTTACTTGTCTCTTTCAGAGCTACCATTGGAGCCTCTGACCAGGCTACCCTAGGCCAGTGGTTTTTTTTACTCTGCTCTAGAATCACTCAGAGAGCTTATAAAAAATAGCAGTGTCCAGGCCCAACGCCAGGCCAGTTGAATCAGAATTTCTTGGGAGGGGGCCTGTGTACAGTTTAAAAAGCTGTATATTTTTCCAGTTACATCCAGGTGATTATGTTTTACAGCCAGCATTATTGTATGGATTCCCTCATCCCAGAAAAATTTGCTCTTTCTCCATTTGGAAGAAATCATTAATCTGGGTGGGGGATTTTCTATGCGGGACCATTCACTTTCTTTAACAGTGAAAGGGGGACTTTCTGGTTAAATATGTCAGATTGAACTTTGGCATTTTATCTTTACGCCCTCCTAGAACCCCActgaaatgaaaggaataaaaaaaaatagaaggcatAAATCACAAGTAGAAAGCAAATGAGAGGAGAAAGAAGTAGGCCTGATTGGTCAACAAGTTTTTGATAGAAGCAGGTTTGTAGAAATTAGCAGAACTGAGAAAGCTGATCTAAAAACCTGATGTTAAAAAGAAGCAACCCAGTTTATGCTGCTGGCTCAGAAATTCAAGGAACCAGTTACCTCAGAAGGTAAGGGTGGAGTATGGAGCTGAAAACAGGAACGGTGGGAAGTCTGTGTGTCAGTCTCCCATGTGTCCTCCTTCACCCCGAGCAGCCTGGAAACGATTGTTTCTTTACCTTGGATAAAACAAGAGGTTAGAGCTGGGAGAAATTTAAGAAGTTATTCGTAACTGAAGTTGGGATATCTTGTGAAAATAAGGACAACTTTTGAAAAACAGGGACTAAGCGAAAGTCTGAATATTGAGGTTAAGACCTCACCATTCCCTTTTCCCTGTTCTCAGAACGTGGCAGTCAGGTGTCTATGCCCCAGACAGGAGATTGGAGCATTTCTCTCTGGGATGAGCAGCCCGGAGACAAGGTTTACAGATGCTAACTTCTGAGGATTTCCCTAATAAAAAACCAACTCATTGTCTCATCACCTTGTAATAAAGCCAGTTGACAAGCAccgcccacccacccccacctccccaagtGGACAGAGCTTCTGATCAGCATGTCAGTGGTGATGCATCATCAGACACTTGTGGAAAGCCTCTGAAGTAAAAAAACAGACCTAaagatttaaggagaaaaaaataaggtactaagaagaaacagataaaaatatttaaaatgttaaaaaaagaaaaaagaaaacattttaaaactttgtatCCTTAGAGAAATGAGATATTATATCTAAGAAGCTAGAATAGGATGCTATTAAAAAGAacattcaggacttccctggtggcgcagtggttaagaatctgcctgccaatgcaggggacacgggttcgagccctggtccgggaagatcccacacgccgcggagcagctaagcccgtgcaccacaactactgagcctgcgctctagagcccgtgagccgcaactgctgagcctgcgcaccacaactactgaagcccgcgcgcctagagcccgcgctccgcaactagagaagccaccacaatgagaaggccgcgcaccgcaacgaagagtagcccccgctcgccacaactagagaaagcctgtgcgcagcaacaaagacccaacacagccaaaagtaaataaataaataaatctattttgtaaaaaaagaacagagaagaagaaaatggtcttggaaattaaaactgtgatagGAAGAATTGTAACTGCAAGAGAACTGTTAGAAAGTGATGCCAAAGAAATCTAGCaatagaaaatgaagagaaatgcaATCTTGAAGATATATGATAATCAAAAGATGAATCTAAGTGGTCGAGTGTCTAATGAAAAGGACtttcaggagggagggagggagggagggagggagggaaggtgggggaaTAAAAAGACACTGAAAGGGCATGGCACAACGAGTGTAGAAAAGGCCCCACactaaggagaaaaagaagaggtacaatttttcatgaaataaaaaCGGGTCTCATACAGAAGACTGGGAATTGGTGTGATATTAGACTTTTCAACAGCCATGTTGAAGCCACTAGAACAGTGGAATAATGCCCTCAAAATTTGAGGGGTAAATTATTTCCATCACCCAATAGAATGTTATCAACCAATAGCAATATGAACATGTTATCTAGAAACAATGAGGAAAATAGCAGCAAGAAACAGCTAACAGAATTCAAAGTAATTTTCCTTGATTCACTGGGAGTGGGAATCAAGAATGGAGAGGATGTTGCAGGCAATGCTCTTTTTTGTTATAAGCCTCATAGTAGTATTTGACCTTTGGAACTATAAATGTATGaattaggtaaaaataaaaagcaacttaAAGAAACGAGAAGGAAGCCAGGCTAGAAGGGACTAGGGTATCGGAAGAGTAGATCTACAAATTTTGGAGTCAACAGGAATGTAGCAGGAATTAGTCCTAAAAATAACAGGGCTATGAGTGAAATCTTAACATAAAAAACAGTAAGTGATAACAACAGGCATGTTAAGTTCAAATGGTGTAAGCCTCAAAAAAAGgcttacaaaaaattttttttgcaaggAGGAAGAGACAGAATGTTTTGACAGAGCTTAATAAGATTTAACAGTTCCATCTAATAGATTTTATTAGAATATATACCACCTACCACGCAAGCTTCTATGTACTTAACAGTAAGCTTTTAATAAAGAAGAATCTGAAAGTACAATTTATGATTTTGTAGACATAAATTCTCTATGTTGGCATTGTCACTAGTCCAAGAGCACTGTTAGTCCAAGAGCCCTTTCTGTTAGAAACTAAAGGGAAGATATGTAATTCATCTTAAGaaagtttattctttatttctcttgatcCTACTCAGCTTCTTGAAAAATGCAAGTATTTCTGACAAAGAGGATTAGTCAGTTATGGAAGGATCGGCTCTAATGACTCTCACCACTGTAAGAAACAACTCAGATAGTTTTCCGATACTGATTCTAAACTGTGCAGAATAGTACATAATGACATAGTAAACATGAATAAAAAATTCAGCGGAAAAAGTGCCATACTTACTAAATggcaaaatagaaaaagaacactttttaaaaactttttgctGTCATGTTGTGACAAAACTAGTTGAATTTTAAGTTTAggcttttccatttcatctaatgTTGACTTTTAGGTTACTGAATGAGACAGTGTGCCTATAAATATTGTAGTCTTAAAATAACTCACTTGTAAAGTGCCATAAActgctttagattttttttaaaggagcaagaataaagatgccaaattgcatattttttgtttttgttttttaattactaaagtatcataactttttttctattactcTGTTATTTTCAAGCTCTTCCAGGGTTAAGAATTGGGAAGCTTAAAGACATCTTCCATTTAAACCtaaattttatattctctttcttttctcctattttctGTTATACTCAAACTGCTTCTTCAAAATCATGGATAAAATTTGTTATGTCATAGGGCGAGGAGGGAAGATATGGAATTTTTACAAGTGATTGACCTGTAAGGTTTAGACTGCCAGATGAGTAGAGCGGCAGTTAGTTGGTAAGTGAAATTGGTAAGATTACTACTTAAAGgttttttaactaattttaatGTATTACACAAATGTGGCCCTGATTATCACTTTTGAGAAGTTGAATGCAGATACCTTTCAACAATACAGAACATACTTTCCCTTTGTAATACTTGAGGCAGTACTTAAGTTATTCAAAGAAAGGAGacagaaatcaatgtcataatgaAATTAGGTTGATGCATAGGAAAAAAACAACCAGAGTTTAAGGGTTTGTTTCCTTTCCCCTGAGTTCTGAGTATTCTATCTGAAAGGAAGTGGAAAGTGAGGACTAGCTTGAATAATGGTGCCGCAGAAGGGCCTGATGGCCTTACAGCTGCCAAACACTGTAAGAGCCTCATCACCTTAGCAGGGCAATGTAAGGTGAATTTCTGACCAGAACCCCTGAAATTTCCAATGAGAAGAAGGAGGGTGGGTACTTACTGCCTTTTCTGTTTTCACACACTACTTTGATtaacttattttctccttttcctgtctTTGTCTTTAGGTCTTATAATCAATGGATAAAGTGGGGAAAATGTGGAATAACTTCAAATACAGGTGTCAGAATCTCTTCAGTCATGAGGGAGGAAGCCGTAGTGAAAATGTGGATATGAACTCCAACAGATGTTTGTCTGTCAGAGACAAAAACACCTGTATAGGAGACTCAGCTCCTCAGCAACAAAGCAGTCCCTTAAGAGAAAATGTTGCCTTACAACTGGGGTTAAGCCCTTCAAAGAATTCTTCGAGGAGAAACCAAAACTGTGCCACTGAAATTCCTCAGATTGTTGAAATAAGCATTGAAAAGGATAATGACTCATGTGTCACCCCAGGAACAAGACTTGCAAGAAGAGATTCCTACTCTCGACATGCTCCTTGGGGTGGGAAGAAGAAACATTCCTGTTCTACAAAGACACAGAGTTCACTGGATACTGATAAAAAGTTTGGTAGAACTCGAAGTGGACTTCAAAGGAGAGAGAGGCGATACGGTGTAAGCTCTGTGCACGACATGGACAGCGTTTCCAGCAGAGCCGTAGGAAGTCGCTCTCTGAGACAGAGGTTGCAGGATACTGTGGGCTTGTGTTTTCCCATGAGAACTTACAACAAGCAGTCAAAGCCCCTCTtttctaataaaagaaaaattcacctTTCTGAATTAATGCTTGAGAAATGTCCTTTTCCTGCTGGCTCGGATTTGGCCCAAAAATGGCATTTGATTAAACAGCATACAGCCCCTGTGAGCCCACATTCAACATTTTTTGATACATTTGATCCATCCTTGGTTTCTACAGAAGATGAAGAAGATAGGCTTCGAGAGAGAAGGCGGCTTAGTATTGAAGAAGGGGTTGACCCCCCTCCCAACGCACAAATACATACGTTTGAAGCCACTGCACAGGTTAACCCGTTATATAAACTGGGACCAAAGTTAGCTCCTGGAATGACTGAAATAAATGGGGACAATTCTGCAATTCCACAAGCTAACTGTGACTCTGAAGAGGACACAACCACGCTATGTTTGCAGTCACGGAGGCAGAAGCAACGTCAGGTATCTGGAGACAGCCATGCCCACGTTAGCAGACAGGGAGCTTGGAAAGTCCATACACAGATTGATTACATACACTGCCTCGTGCCGGATTTGCTTCAGATCACAGGTAATCCCTGTTACTGGGGAGTGATGGACCGTTACGAAGCAGAAGCCCTTCTGGAAGGGAAACCTGAAGGTACATTTTTGCTCAGGGACTCTGCGCAGGAGGACTACCTCTTCTCTGTGAGCTTCCGTCGCTACAACAGATCCCTGCATGCCCGAATTGAACAGTGGAATCACAACTTTAGTTTTGATGCTCACGACCCGTGTGTGTTTCACTCCTCCACTGTAACAGGACTTTTGGAACATTACAAAGACCCCAGTTCTTGCATGTTTTTTGAACCATTGCTTACGATATCACTAAATAGGACTTTCCCTTTTAGCCTGCAGTACATCTGCCGTGCAGTCATCTGCAGATGCACTACGTATGATGGAATTGATGGGCTCCCTTTACCGTCAATGttacaggattttttaaaagagtatcaTTATAAACAAAAAGTTAGAGTTCGCTGGCTAGAACGAGAACCAGTCAAGGCAAAGTAAACCCTCCTGTCCCCAAAGGGCATTAACTAGATCTGCTTTTATGTGCATCGGGCAGTACACCTCTAGCAAGCACACATATCAGTGTTAGGTTTTTTTCAGTACAGTATGTAAGCTTAGTGTTAGTATTTGTCAGGTGCAATCTGCTGTTACTTACTCAGATAAACGTGGTGCCTATTGAGACAACAGAGGATACAGCTACAGGTGTTCAGTAAGGCTACAAAAACATTCTGCCGATTTAGCTGACAGTTTGGTTTTTAATGGCTGTAGCAACTGAGTGAAGCAACTCTGGGGCATTTGCTATGAAGAATTCTATTTCTTACTGAagaacaaattattaatattgGATGAGTATTTCAACAGTGTGACTAatgtttgaaattattattttttctaagaatttttctatAACCTTCCAAAAGTAGTGATGTTTGTAGTTACTATAAATTAAGCTTTGGAAGTCCAAAAAATAAAGACTGCCttccttttaggaaaaaaatgcaattttctgGCCACAAGGGCATAGTGCAGTTCACTTAAGTGTTGATATAGTTTATAGTCAGTCTCCTTTTCTCTTCTGCAAAAGGTACTGTTAAGTAAACCAGGTTTTCTAAGTAGTAGTTCTTAAAATTTTAGACTTATGAAAAGTTGGTAGTAGAATTTTATTTAAGGCCTTaggtattcattttttaatgagtGCTTTAACATAACACATTGGGAGTAGCTGCTGCAAAGTAGGCCTGCgtgtgatttttttaagttgacatgTGCAGTCAAATCGCTGATTCATTAAAGTTGGATCTTTTTCTATGCCCGTGATGAGTTTGTGAACCGTGAAGAAAATGAGACTAGAAGATACCCAAACAAGTCAGATAATACTACAGTGGTTGCTGATTGTTGAGATTATTGTTAAACTGTAATTCATAATTTGGATGGCAGTATTTATCTCTTTGTTGTAAAGTCTCATAGCTGAATTGCTTAAGTACAAGTTATAGAATTTCAGTGCActtaatttttaatggaaaatcttAAACCTAAATTGCTGATTTAAAAGGTACTGTACAACCATTGTATCTGTAAATAACTTTACTTAGCACCTTTTTGTCACTTAGAATAGTATGCAATACTACTTGAGTGAGCTATTTTGGAAGTAATACCAAGTTCTAGTGTTTGCTTCTTAGTATTGGACTGAATTTACAGTTCCGTCCTGGACATTTTGCACTAAAGTAGTCgaatccattcttctgtctttttGTTAACGTGCTCTGTACCACTGGTGAGTGCTCCTTAGTTTCCTTACCTGCTGCCACAGAAAGTTCTTTTACATCCCAATGGCTATCGCCAaggccacaaaaaagaaaagctatattTGTATGCAACACTAACCCTTTGACTGCTAATGTATGTTTCCGCTTGCTGTGCCTTGTTACGGCTGCTTTTTTGTGCTAATAAAGTACGTTTGGTGTTCTCCTTGTATATCTGCTGTTTTATACATTTGCAACAATTTCTCTTGTAAATGGAatggtttggggtttttaaatAAGCATTACCTGACAACCTACTATAGTTAATGCAGAATTACTGAACAGTCTAATATTGACTTATTCCGACTAAGCTAACTCTAAATTTAATTCTATACATCTTTCCAATCATAATCACATATACTGTGGAACAGTATCTATAGTTACTGCAAATTACTGTATAGTTTAGATTATAAcagaaaatgaacagagaaaTACTGACTAAACCTATTGATTTCTCTGCTTATAAGTGAAAGATTGAAACTATCACTGACATGTTACAATAAATGAATATCTATAGCCTCCCACTGCATCAGAAACAAGTTAAATGAAGTCTTGTAAACTAATAATACATCAGCGCCATTTATTGGTTTGGGGAccattttaattaataataaatgccCAAAATGTAGAACTTTAACCAAAGACTTGTCCATTTTAAAGCAAAATGGGGATTGAAGGGACTTTTCCTGTTGTTTCTAATAGAAGTCCCTGAAGAACATATACCAAAGTGTTTGAGAACTTCATCCAAACCTACTTTAAAGCATTATGTGCAATTAAGTTGTTATGACATAATTACATTGCATAATTGTTGGGTCCGTTTTCTTGAGCTTATGATGTACCTGGAAAATAAacctcttggggaaaaaaaagttcgTACTGATTATTGGAGAAAGACTATATATGCAAGCAAGATCTTATTTTAAAGAGGTAACTTGAAACTCCAAGAAAGCACTTGATGTTTTATATGCTTGTAGCAAATTGATGTTTTAATTGTAGTTTTATAGAAAGTATTAATGCTTTTATGTATTTCAGAAATTTCATATGTTAAATGGAAATTgttttaaatgtgtaaatatttGAGTTTATGTAAGCATGTATGTACTGTGCTAAAAGTCACTTATGTTTCGGTTCGTGTGTAATATTAATATGCAACTTTtggtttaaaactttttcttaaacaattagtggcttacattttaaaaaagaaaaagcaccagCATGAAACTGCACCTAAGTCTATATTCACTGTGTCTTTTTCTGAATCCCGTTGTAGCCTGTCAACTAAATTTGTGTTTTCATGGTCTTTTTGAAGTGCATTTTGATAAGAACTAGGAAATTCTTTAGAAGTTTAGACACTTCATAGTGAAGTAATTATAATTTAACCCAAGGAAAGATTGCTCTTTCATATCCATTCATATCCATTCTCATTCttacattcacttattcattcattcacactcCCTATAtacatatggatatatatatacacatatatatatttatgctgTTATTAATTTCAACATTAATATTGCCATCTGATTCAAAATCATGTAAAGGCCTtattctatatatatactatCCTTGTACCATTCAAATTTGATTATCTGCACCTGAAGTTTAGTCTTACAACTATAATCTTGTTTGTAATACAGTTACCTTACAAAGAGAAAGCattcattactatttttttttactggctaaacacagtaaaaaaaattttgaagaaacaGCTTGGTTTAAATATAGTTATTAAGAGtcataattaaatttatattttttagacaaAAATTGAGCCCAAGTGATCATATTCCACAAACTGATCTGTGTTCCTGTGGTCCGTGAGAAGGTTTATATAAGATTTATAGTGACTTGAACTATAAAAATTGATACTTGAATTCTAAGCttcattttgacaaaattcaaagtttatgaacatttttatttgacattttgacCTGGTTGCTATTCATTTTCCATCCTAAGCTTCCTTTGCTCCATGGCACTAAATACTAGTTTGGTAAGTTTTATTGAGATTGATGTTAGATCCCTTATTTTTGTAGCAAAGAAAGTTATAAAGTTCCTTTTTGGTAGAGGCAAAGAGTCTAGAGTGAGTCAGAACTCTCCTAGGAAAGATGCAGAGTCTATATCCATCTCTGGGAGTGTGTTACCACCACAAATCACACCAGTTCCTTCATTTATTCTGTACCGCAACACATAACAGTTTTACCTAGATGAAATTAGGTAAACATGCACACTAAGGGCTGACTTAAAGGTGAGAAACGTTTCCAAAGGGGGCAATGCTGCTTGGTGCATAAAAACTTCATATCTATATGGCTCAggttttgtttcatgtttttccAACAGCCAATAGAGAACATAGTCTTTTATAATGTGGTATATTTCTACGGAGATTTGGGGTGGGATTTCTGTGGGAGGTGGTTGGTTgttgttttggggggtggggtgtggagggATTGTCCTTTCAAAGTAGGGATCAGTTGGAAAAACAGTTTCCATGCCCAGGAAGCTTGATTGAATATTTAGACTCATTTcagccattcattcaacaaatattcattgaagaCCCATGTGCCAGTCACCATTTTAGGTGATGGGTATACATTGGGTTACAAGACAAAGTTATGGGGTCACTGGAGAACAGTGACCTTGAGTGATGAGAAGATCACCAAGATCAAAGAAAAGAGTATTttgatgaaagaaacaaaactaaaggTCTCAAAGCAGGAATGAGCTTTTATACTGAAAGAGAGAATGCCAGTAAGACAAGTCCAGTGAGTGCGCTGAGGAATGGTGGGTGATAAGTTTGTAGAGATTGGCAAGGGCCTGATCACTTGGGACTATGGGCCCAAAGTAAGGAATCTAAATTTTATTCTGAGTCTGATGGTTAGTAAGGGAGTGACATGGTCTGCTTTATATCCCTTTAATAGATGGAGATCAAGCTATAGTGGGGCAAAGTTAAGGTGACTGTTGCAGTTACCTAAGTGCGAGATGGTGAAAGCCTGGACTGGAGTGGTAGTCATAGGGAGGAGTTTTTTGGTGGAAAAACCTGACAGGATTTGGTGATGGGTTAGAtgtgaagaagaaagaagaaataaaagatgagtcCGATTTTGAGCAAAGGATGGTGATGCTGAGATTTCAGAACAACAATGGAGGAGCAAATTGGAGGGTTTAAATCAAATCTTGCCTTGGATATGTTGAGATTGGAGATTCCTATTAATTATCTCAATGGAGACAGACATTGGGTAGACATGTATGAATGTAGAGttaagggaaaaaagtaaaatatgggGAGTTGCTATATggataatatttaaaactatagGACAGGATGGTAACAGCTAGGGATTTTGCAGGGGGTTAAGTATTTCTTCAGGGGAAGTAATTATGGCAGCATTTATCTTAGTTTGTCGATTCAAGATTCTGTATCATTGAAAGCCATCTACTTTCAATAGAGGACTTGCCattcaaaaagtttttaaatactgGAATCATAAGCCTTGCACTCAGTTTTAAAACTTCATCCATGTCAAATCGGTTGTCATGTTTTCCATGTCAAGTTGACTTGTGTATCTTTTTTAGTACAAATTTTTATATGAGAAGTGCAAGTTTATTgtggaatatttagaaaatactgaAGATTATAAAGAATCAGGACCACGGAAAAGTCCATATTATCATTTTCTCTACCATCACCAACCCCAGCCCTGACCCTCTCAACTCCCATTTTGTAATCTTCCAGAGGTAACTGctattaacatttattatattCCCTCCCactatttttaatgcatttctaaCAATTAGAAGATGAAAGTTTATGAAATATGGATACAGATAGACGATAACATACCAAGGGAGAAAGTTATAGGCCTTGAATCACTGTTAGAGAGTATACTCAGATGTGctccaaattttactttttacctgATTCAGTGTGGACCTAGGTTTCTTGAGACTTTTGAGACAGGTCATTCAATGGATAGAGTAACTGACACTGCTAAGGCCCAG
Coding sequences within it:
- the SOCS5 gene encoding suppressor of cytokine signaling 5, which codes for MDKVGKMWNNFKYRCQNLFSHEGGSRSENVDMNSNRCLSVRDKNTCIGDSAPQQQSSPLRENVALQLGLSPSKNSSRRNQNCATEIPQIVEISIEKDNDSCVTPGTRLARRDSYSRHAPWGGKKKHSCSTKTQSSLDTDKKFGRTRSGLQRRERRYGVSSVHDMDSVSSRAVGSRSLRQRLQDTVGLCFPMRTYNKQSKPLFSNKRKIHLSELMLEKCPFPAGSDLAQKWHLIKQHTAPVSPHSTFFDTFDPSLVSTEDEEDRLRERRRLSIEEGVDPPPNAQIHTFEATAQVNPLYKLGPKLAPGMTEINGDNSAIPQANCDSEEDTTTLCLQSRRQKQRQVSGDSHAHVSRQGAWKVHTQIDYIHCLVPDLLQITGNPCYWGVMDRYEAEALLEGKPEGTFLLRDSAQEDYLFSVSFRRYNRSLHARIEQWNHNFSFDAHDPCVFHSSTVTGLLEHYKDPSSCMFFEPLLTISLNRTFPFSLQYICRAVICRCTTYDGIDGLPLPSMLQDFLKEYHYKQKVRVRWLEREPVKAK